In a genomic window of Halobiforma lacisalsi AJ5:
- a CDS encoding DUF5518 domain-containing protein: MDSGRTIVHALIGAVVGIVLSFIPFSTIVGGAAAGFLEGPDGRDGALVGALAGLIAFVPVAAIAFVALGVFGFALGIAALPAEGFAFVALAVLAFATLVFLYTVGLSALGGYLGAFLAREYPRQHARTRRSLGTATQSRRERGTDAPANRSRETGRFDEVPDPEGVDRANRRREATDGARRSGRDRRDDETGNDRTDAPREAARWHEEAEEERDPDSDSDSDSDHPDHPDHADPESDTDRPNLESEGQRREDRES; this comes from the coding sequence ATGGACAGTGGCCGAACCATCGTCCACGCACTCATCGGAGCGGTCGTCGGGATCGTGCTCTCGTTCATCCCGTTCTCGACGATCGTCGGCGGGGCAGCCGCTGGCTTTCTCGAGGGACCGGACGGTCGCGACGGGGCGCTCGTCGGCGCGCTGGCGGGGCTGATCGCGTTCGTTCCCGTCGCCGCGATCGCGTTCGTCGCCCTCGGCGTGTTCGGCTTCGCGCTCGGGATCGCCGCCCTCCCGGCAGAGGGGTTCGCGTTCGTCGCGCTCGCGGTGCTTGCGTTTGCGACGCTCGTATTCCTCTACACCGTGGGGCTCTCCGCGCTCGGTGGCTATCTCGGGGCCTTCCTCGCGCGGGAATACCCCCGCCAGCACGCCCGGACCCGTCGCTCACTGGGGACGGCGACGCAATCGCGGCGCGAGCGCGGAACGGACGCCCCGGCGAACCGCTCGAGGGAGACGGGGCGGTTCGACGAGGTGCCGGACCCCGAGGGGGTCGACCGCGCGAACCGACGCCGGGAGGCGACCGACGGCGCGAGGCGTTCGGGTCGGGATCGACGCGACGACGAGACCGGCAACGATCGTACCGACGCTCCGCGAGAGGCGGCGCGCTGGCACGAGGAAGCGGAGGAAGAGCGGGATCCGGATTCGGATTCGGATTCGGATTCGGACCACCCGGACCACCCGGACCACGCAGACCCCGAATCGGACACCGATCGGCCGAACCTCGAGTCGGAAGGGCAACGACGGGAGGACCGAGAGTCCTAG
- a CDS encoding ABC transporter permease produces MNPLEYLRIAWRSIEGHKLRSGLTTLGVVIGIAAVIAFVTLGASLQAGIIGDISPDDQRNLYGWAADPDTEGGPLAGAQPIFSESDLETVSELEDVDAAYGYATIQSQAVSNGDERVAQGDGVIAAGPSYVRESSLEEGRQFEMGEREAVINPAAADQFEDNVNLGDELELAFLGGQTATVEVVGITDTSEGLSPFEGFESSPRIYVPTDPYYAEQAAGFGFGDEGGSEGDGDGDGDGETRFLAIVVEAESAAQEDVDAARDAATTYLESDDSDASEFLDDDLAITFQTSTELLQQLQDVLDLLQNFIVGIAAISLIVGSIGIANIMLVSVTERTREIGIMKAVGAQNRDVLGLFLTEAIVLGVIGAILGTALGLVAGYVGAWYIELPLVYPYEYVALAVAVGILVGVASGLYPAWRAARTDPIDALRHE; encoded by the coding sequence ATGAACCCGCTCGAGTACCTCCGGATCGCCTGGCGGTCGATCGAGGGACACAAACTCCGATCCGGCCTGACGACCCTCGGCGTCGTGATCGGAATCGCCGCCGTCATCGCGTTCGTCACCCTCGGCGCGAGCCTGCAGGCCGGCATCATCGGCGACATCAGCCCCGACGACCAGCGCAACCTCTACGGCTGGGCCGCCGATCCCGACACGGAAGGCGGCCCGCTGGCCGGAGCCCAGCCGATCTTCAGCGAGTCCGACCTCGAGACCGTTTCGGAACTCGAGGACGTCGACGCGGCCTATGGGTACGCGACGATCCAGAGCCAGGCGGTCTCGAACGGTGACGAACGGGTCGCCCAGGGGGACGGGGTGATCGCGGCCGGCCCCTCCTACGTCCGAGAAAGCAGTCTCGAGGAGGGGCGGCAGTTCGAGATGGGCGAACGCGAGGCGGTCATCAACCCGGCCGCGGCCGACCAGTTCGAGGACAACGTCAACCTCGGCGACGAACTCGAACTGGCGTTCCTGGGCGGGCAGACGGCGACCGTCGAGGTCGTCGGGATCACCGACACCTCGGAGGGGCTGAGTCCATTCGAAGGGTTCGAGTCCTCGCCGCGGATCTACGTGCCGACCGATCCGTATTACGCCGAGCAGGCGGCTGGGTTCGGGTTCGGCGACGAAGGGGGCAGCGAGGGCGACGGGGACGGCGACGGCGACGGTGAAACCCGCTTCCTCGCGATCGTCGTCGAAGCCGAATCCGCCGCCCAGGAGGACGTCGATGCCGCCCGCGACGCCGCGACGACTTACCTCGAGAGCGACGATTCCGACGCGAGCGAGTTCCTCGACGACGACCTCGCGATCACGTTCCAGACAAGCACCGAGTTGCTCCAGCAGTTACAGGACGTACTCGATCTCCTCCAGAACTTCATCGTCGGTATCGCGGCCATCTCGTTGATCGTGGGTTCGATCGGCATCGCGAACATCATGCTGGTCTCGGTGACCGAGCGGACCCGGGAGATCGGCATCATGAAAGCCGTCGGCGCGCAGAACCGCGACGTGCTCGGGCTGTTCCTGACCGAGGCGATCGTCCTGGGCGTGATCGGGGCGATACTCGGCACGGCGCTGGGTCTCGTCGCGGGCTACGTCGGCGCGTGGTACATCGAACTCCCGCTGGTCTACCCCTACGAGTACGTCGCGCTGGCGGTCGCCGTCGGCATCCTGGTGGGCGTCGCCTCGGGGCTGTACCCGGCCTGGCGGGCCGCCCGGACCGATCCGATCGACGCGCTCAGACACGAGTGA
- a CDS encoding ABC transporter ATP-binding protein — MPTGTGTDAGTGTETGEGAAVTLENVRKIYQLGEPVHALDGVSLSIPRGSYTAIMGPSGSGKSTLMNLVGCLDTPTDGTVIVDGKDVTALSERERTRLRGTQVGFVFQTFNLMPRLTALENVALPQTFQGVGKDERRERARDLLARVGLADREDHLPSELSGGQRQRVALARALVNDPALVLADEPSGNLDTDTEADVLDLFAEFHDAGTTMVVVTHERHVAERAERIVHLLDGRIERIEELEGVGVEDDAGVEAGSGTASGPGPSAEPEAEAEASREGPKDRENRENRENRENRENREDSTDRS, encoded by the coding sequence ATGCCTACGGGTACCGGGACCGACGCCGGGACGGGAACGGAGACGGGAGAGGGAGCCGCGGTCACCCTCGAGAACGTCCGCAAGATCTACCAGCTCGGCGAGCCCGTCCACGCGCTCGACGGCGTCTCCCTGTCGATCCCTCGGGGCTCTTACACCGCGATCATGGGGCCAAGCGGCTCCGGCAAATCGACGCTGATGAACCTCGTGGGGTGTCTGGACACGCCGACCGACGGGACGGTAATCGTCGACGGGAAAGATGTGACCGCCCTCTCCGAGCGCGAGCGGACCCGCCTGCGGGGGACCCAGGTCGGGTTCGTCTTCCAGACGTTCAACCTGATGCCGCGGCTGACCGCCCTCGAGAACGTTGCCCTGCCCCAGACGTTTCAGGGCGTGGGCAAGGACGAGCGCCGCGAGCGGGCCCGCGACCTGCTCGCCAGGGTCGGACTGGCCGATCGTGAGGACCACCTGCCGAGCGAACTCTCGGGCGGGCAGCGCCAGCGGGTCGCGCTGGCGCGGGCGCTCGTGAACGATCCGGCGCTCGTGCTGGCCGACGAGCCCTCCGGGAACCTCGATACCGACACCGAGGCCGACGTACTCGACCTCTTCGCGGAGTTTCACGACGCCGGGACGACGATGGTCGTGGTCACCCACGAGCGCCACGTCGCCGAACGGGCCGAGCGGATCGTCCACCTGCTGGACGGGCGGATCGAACGGATCGAGGAACTCGAGGGGGTCGGCGTCGAGGACGATGCCGGCGTCGAGGCGGGGTCCGGAACCGCGTCCGGTCCCGGGCCGAGCGCCGAACCCGAAGCGGAAGCGGAAGCGAGCCGGGAGGGCCCCAAGGACCGCGAGAATCGCGAGAACCGCGAGAACCGCGAGAACCGCGAGAATCGCGAGGACTCCACCGACCGATCATGA
- a CDS encoding acyltransferase codes for MPSDVDDSARIVDSTVGRSEVREHVTVHDSEIGDGCRIYERSSIKKSHVSDSADINAGTYVENAEIGPNVQIGPNCSVVGVTHELSEEGMTFREDVFDRIVLHEGVFLGANAVVSPGVEIGEGSVVSAGATVSRDVGPEKIVLGSPPRQRIADLDEWLDR; via the coding sequence ATGCCCTCCGATGTCGACGACTCGGCCAGGATAGTCGATTCGACCGTTGGACGGTCGGAAGTACGCGAACACGTCACCGTCCACGACTCCGAAATCGGCGACGGCTGTCGGATCTACGAACGGAGTTCTATCAAGAAGAGCCACGTTAGCGATTCCGCCGATATCAATGCGGGCACGTACGTCGAGAACGCCGAAATCGGCCCCAACGTTCAGATCGGGCCGAACTGTAGCGTCGTCGGCGTGACACACGAGTTGAGCGAGGAAGGGATGACGTTCCGGGAGGACGTCTTCGACCGGATCGTCCTGCACGAGGGAGTCTTCCTCGGGGCGAACGCCGTCGTCTCCCCTGGGGTCGAAATCGGGGAGGGATCCGTCGTCTCGGCGGGGGCGACCGTCTCTCGAGATGTCGGGCCAGAAAAGATCGTCCTCGGTAGTCCACCCAGACAGCGGATCGCGGACTTAGACGAGTGGCTGGACCGTTGA
- a CDS encoding transcription initiation factor IIB: protein MVRSPRQREREEESATEADQTESEERACPECDSADLVTSNDSNEIICEDCGLIIEERNIDHGPEWRAFNHSERQSKSRVGAPTTQTMHDKGLTTQIDWKDKDAYGRSLSSEKRNQMNRLRKWQERIRTKDAGERNLQFALSEIDRMASALGVPRSVREVSSVIYRRALTEDLIRGRSIEGVATSCLYAGCRQEGIPRSLEEVAEVSRVEKKEIGRTYRYVAKELGLEMKPVDPKEYVPRFCSDLEASEEVEMKATEIIDTTAEQGLLSGKSPTGFAAAAIYAASLLCNEKKTQREVAEVAQVTEVTIRNRYQEQIEAMGVY from the coding sequence ATGGTTCGGTCACCCCGGCAGCGAGAACGCGAGGAGGAGTCGGCGACGGAAGCCGACCAGACGGAGAGCGAAGAACGGGCCTGTCCCGAATGCGATTCGGCCGACTTGGTCACCAGCAACGACAGCAACGAGATCATCTGTGAGGACTGTGGCCTCATCATCGAGGAGCGAAACATCGACCACGGGCCCGAGTGGCGCGCGTTCAACCACAGTGAACGACAGAGCAAGAGCCGGGTCGGCGCGCCGACGACGCAGACGATGCACGACAAGGGGTTGACCACCCAGATCGACTGGAAGGACAAGGACGCCTACGGGCGATCGCTCTCCTCGGAGAAGCGCAACCAGATGAACCGGCTGCGCAAGTGGCAAGAGCGCATCCGTACCAAGGACGCGGGCGAGCGCAACCTCCAGTTCGCGCTCTCGGAGATCGATCGCATGGCGTCGGCACTCGGCGTCCCCCGGTCGGTCCGGGAAGTCTCGTCGGTGATCTACCGGCGCGCGCTCACCGAAGATCTGATCCGCGGCCGATCGATCGAGGGGGTCGCCACGAGCTGTCTCTACGCCGGCTGTCGCCAGGAGGGAATCCCGCGGAGCCTCGAGGAGGTGGCGGAGGTCTCCCGCGTCGAGAAAAAGGAGATCGGACGCACGTACCGGTACGTCGCGAAGGAACTCGGCCTCGAGATGAAGCCGGTCGACCCCAAGGAGTACGTCCCTCGGTTCTGCTCCGACCTCGAGGCCAGTGAGGAAGTCGAGATGAAGGCGACGGAGATCATCGACACCACCGCCGAGCAGGGGCTGCTCTCGGGGAAGTCGCCGACGGGGTTCGCGGCGGCGGCCATCTACGCGGCGTCGCTGCTGTGTAACGAGAAGAAGACCCAGCGCGAGGTCGCCGAGGTCGCGCAGGTGACGGAGGTGACGATCCGGAACCGGTACCAGGAGCAGATCGAAGCGATGGGGGTCTACTGA
- a CDS encoding enoyl-CoA hydratase/isomerase family protein → MSWETVRLEWNDDETVATLFVDRPDALNALDVATLEAMGEAIEAAAGDDARALVLTGAGDDAFIAGADIGYMRDLSTEEAQAWGELGHDVADALEAFPAPTIAAVNGYAFGGGCEMALACDLRVAGESAVIGNTEVDLGIIPGWGATQRLPRLVGDETARRMIFLGERLDADSAAEAGLVGEVVPDEDLEDVVAELAERIAAQPAFAVQSAKRALNRRYESTQPAGLEYEKGAFAGLFGTPDQREGMTAFLEDRDPEFE, encoded by the coding sequence ATGTCGTGGGAGACAGTTCGACTCGAGTGGAACGACGACGAAACCGTCGCGACCCTGTTCGTCGACCGGCCCGACGCCCTGAACGCGCTCGACGTGGCGACGCTCGAGGCGATGGGCGAGGCGATCGAGGCCGCCGCCGGGGACGACGCCCGCGCGCTCGTCCTGACGGGTGCCGGCGACGACGCCTTCATCGCCGGCGCGGACATCGGCTACATGCGTGACCTCTCGACCGAGGAGGCCCAGGCCTGGGGCGAACTCGGGCACGACGTCGCCGACGCGCTCGAGGCGTTCCCCGCGCCGACGATCGCGGCCGTCAACGGCTACGCCTTCGGCGGTGGCTGCGAGATGGCGCTTGCCTGCGATCTGCGGGTGGCGGGCGAGTCGGCCGTGATCGGCAACACGGAGGTCGATCTGGGGATCATCCCCGGCTGGGGCGCGACCCAGCGGCTCCCGCGGCTGGTCGGCGACGAGACCGCCCGGCGGATGATCTTCCTCGGCGAGCGCCTCGACGCCGACAGCGCCGCGGAGGCCGGCCTCGTCGGTGAGGTGGTACCGGACGAGGACCTCGAGGACGTCGTCGCCGAACTGGCCGAGCGGATCGCGGCCCAGCCGGCCTTCGCCGTCCAGTCCGCCAAGCGCGCGCTCAACCGCCGCTACGAGAGCACCCAGCCGGCGGGACTCGAGTACGAGAAGGGGGCCTTCGCCGGGCTGTTCGGGACGCCTGACCAGCGCGAAGGGATGACGGCGTTCCTCGAGGATCGGGACCCCGAGTTCGAGTGA
- a CDS encoding DUF5788 family protein, translating into MDESERQELLEDVNRQSATVGRSIPDTLTVGDEELPLEEFLIETRKVDGIPDDLKPLVRDTQRKLSQERERLVERLESEPLEREAAEEIADTIVGIDRALNALRSLRRDGFAAETKSASLDDHKRWVEFMQSVRD; encoded by the coding sequence ATGGACGAATCGGAACGGCAGGAGCTACTCGAGGACGTCAATCGCCAGAGCGCGACCGTCGGTCGATCCATTCCCGACACGCTCACGGTCGGCGACGAGGAGTTACCCCTCGAGGAGTTCCTGATCGAGACCCGAAAAGTCGACGGGATCCCGGACGACCTGAAGCCGCTGGTCAGGGATACCCAGCGAAAGTTGTCGCAGGAACGCGAACGGCTCGTCGAGCGCCTGGAATCCGAACCCCTCGAGCGCGAAGCGGCCGAGGAGATCGCCGACACGATCGTCGGCATCGATCGCGCCCTGAACGCGCTTCGGAGCCTCCGCAGGGACGGGTTCGCCGCCGAGACCAAATCGGCCTCGCTGGACGACCACAAGCGATGGGTCGAGTTCATGCAGTCCGTTCGCGACTGA
- the rpiA gene encoding ribose-5-phosphate isomerase RpiA, which yields MKTEGGTETAKRRAGERAAEEVEDGDVVGLGTGSTTAYAIEAIGEAVADGLEVQGIPTSFQSRQLALEAGIPLTTLDAVETVDLAIDGADQVVDADDPGAARGALIKGGGAAHAREKFVDAAAERFVVVADPSKLTDRLERSVPLEVLPDARPVVADRIREAGGEPSLREAERKDGPVVTDNGNLVLDCEFGPIDDPGTFASTLSSIPGVVEHGLFVDLADAAYVGSEDGLEVREY from the coding sequence ATGAAGACCGAGGGCGGCACCGAGACAGCGAAGCGCCGGGCGGGCGAACGCGCGGCCGAGGAGGTCGAGGACGGCGACGTCGTCGGCCTCGGAACCGGGTCGACGACGGCCTACGCGATCGAGGCGATCGGCGAGGCGGTCGCCGACGGCCTCGAGGTACAGGGGATCCCGACCTCGTTCCAGTCCCGACAACTCGCGCTCGAGGCGGGGATTCCGCTGACGACGCTCGACGCGGTCGAGACGGTCGACCTGGCGATCGACGGGGCGGATCAGGTCGTCGACGCCGACGACCCGGGAGCGGCCCGCGGCGCGCTGATCAAGGGTGGTGGCGCGGCCCACGCCCGCGAGAAGTTCGTCGATGCAGCGGCCGAACGGTTCGTCGTCGTCGCCGATCCCTCGAAACTGACCGACAGACTCGAGCGGTCGGTCCCGCTCGAGGTGTTGCCGGACGCCCGCCCGGTCGTCGCCGACCGCATACGCGAGGCGGGCGGCGAGCCATCATTGCGGGAGGCCGAGCGCAAGGACGGGCCGGTGGTCACCGACAACGGGAATCTGGTGCTCGACTGCGAGTTCGGACCGATCGACGATCCCGGGACGTTTGCGTCGACGCTCTCGAGTATTCCCGGCGTCGTCGAACACGGGCTGTTCGTCGACCTGGCGGACGCGGCGTACGTCGGCAGCGAGGACGGTCTCGAGGTTCGCGAGTACTGA
- a CDS encoding class I SAM-dependent methyltransferase, whose protein sequence is MSSHTTGSAGEPAGPRPMSLEEIRDSYADCAPWMDRFDWLERRLTGRYRRELFGDASGRVLDVACGNGVNFPYLPSDVDLVGIDISPEMLSSARDRLGDLEVDGTVRRMDAQDLAFDDDSFDTVISSLSTCTFPDPVAALEEMDRVCRPGGRILLFEHGRSDVGPIARFQDRFADVHYASAGCRWNQEPLELVLRTGLPVREAETRALGILTLIEARPSQESIVDTIRARLSTLAG, encoded by the coding sequence ATGTCCTCGCATACGACCGGTTCGGCCGGGGAGCCGGCCGGCCCGCGTCCGATGTCGCTCGAGGAGATCCGCGACTCGTACGCCGACTGTGCCCCGTGGATGGATCGGTTCGACTGGCTCGAACGGCGGCTCACCGGCCGGTATCGCCGCGAACTGTTCGGCGACGCGTCGGGGCGCGTCCTCGACGTCGCCTGCGGGAACGGGGTGAACTTCCCGTATCTCCCGTCTGACGTCGACCTCGTGGGGATCGACATCAGCCCGGAGATGCTATCGAGCGCACGGGACCGGCTCGGCGACCTCGAGGTCGACGGGACGGTTCGCCGGATGGACGCCCAGGATCTCGCGTTCGACGACGACAGCTTCGACACCGTGATCTCGTCGCTGTCGACCTGTACGTTCCCGGACCCCGTCGCGGCTCTCGAGGAGATGGACAGGGTGTGTCGGCCGGGGGGACGGATCCTGCTGTTCGAACACGGACGCAGTGACGTCGGGCCGATCGCTCGCTTTCAGGACCGGTTCGCGGACGTCCACTACGCCTCCGCGGGCTGTCGGTGGAACCAGGAGCCGCTGGAACTCGTCTTGCGGACCGGCCTGCCGGTCCGCGAGGCCGAGACGCGCGCGCTGGGCATTCTCACTCTGATCGAGGCCCGGCCGTCCCAGGAGTCGATCGTCGACACGATCCGGGCACGGCTTTCGACGCTTGCGGGGTAG
- the fni gene encoding type 2 isopentenyl-diphosphate Delta-isomerase codes for MPETSDRKDDHIRIIEEEDVETSGTGFADVELVHEALPEVHRDEIDTTTTLFGHELAAPIVIESMTGGHPNTTKINRALAEAAQVTNVAMGVGSQRAGLELDDEELLESYTVVRDVAPDAFLYGNVGAAQLLEYDLEDVEAAVDMIEADAIAVHLNFLQEAVQPEGDVDARGCLEAIERVADGLSVPVIVKETGNGIARDTARRLADAGVDAIDVAGQGGTTWSGIESYRAAAVGADRQEEIGKLFRAWGVPTAVSTVEAASEHDTVIASGGVRSGLDIAKAIALGASAGGLAKPFLGPAGQGTEAVVDLIETLELELRTAMFVTGSASVADLREADHVVLGRTKEYLESRSG; via the coding sequence ATGCCCGAGACATCCGACAGGAAAGACGACCACATCCGCATCATCGAGGAAGAAGACGTCGAGACGTCGGGAACCGGTTTCGCCGACGTCGAACTCGTCCACGAGGCGCTCCCGGAGGTCCACCGCGACGAGATAGACACGACGACGACGCTGTTCGGGCACGAACTCGCGGCCCCGATCGTCATCGAGAGCATGACCGGCGGCCACCCGAACACGACGAAGATCAACCGGGCACTGGCCGAGGCCGCCCAGGTGACGAACGTCGCGATGGGCGTCGGCAGCCAGCGCGCCGGCCTCGAACTGGACGACGAGGAGTTGCTCGAGTCCTACACCGTCGTCCGCGACGTCGCCCCCGACGCCTTCCTCTACGGCAACGTCGGCGCAGCCCAGTTGCTCGAGTACGACCTCGAGGACGTCGAGGCGGCCGTCGACATGATCGAGGCCGACGCGATCGCCGTCCACCTGAACTTCCTGCAGGAGGCCGTCCAGCCGGAGGGCGACGTCGATGCGCGGGGCTGTCTCGAGGCGATCGAACGGGTCGCCGACGGGCTGTCGGTGCCGGTGATCGTCAAGGAGACGGGCAACGGGATCGCCCGGGATACGGCGCGGCGACTCGCCGACGCCGGCGTCGACGCCATCGACGTCGCCGGCCAGGGCGGGACGACGTGGTCCGGCATCGAGTCCTACCGCGCCGCGGCGGTCGGGGCCGACCGCCAGGAGGAGATCGGGAAGCTGTTCCGCGCGTGGGGCGTCCCGACCGCGGTCAGCACCGTCGAAGCCGCGTCGGAACACGACACCGTCATCGCCAGCGGCGGCGTCCGCTCGGGGCTGGACATCGCGAAGGCGATCGCGCTGGGTGCAAGCGCCGGCGGCCTCGCGAAGCCGTTCCTCGGTCCGGCCGGGCAGGGCACCGAGGCGGTCGTCGACCTGATCGAGACCCTCGAACTCGAGTTGCGGACGGCGATGTTCGTCACGGGCTCGGCGTCGGTCGCGGACCTGCGGGAGGCGGACCACGTCGTCCTCGGGCGAACGAAGGAGTATCTCGAGTCCCGTTCGGGGTAG
- a CDS encoding GNAT family N-acetyltransferase, whose protein sequence is MTSVHSPPSDAWDPSRCTRTEHCPPRCPRFVDKEGRAMLVRRVEPGDRDRLLEMYERFDDSYRAQGLPPMSADRREEWLSRMLEEGRNFVADLEGTLVGHAFYTPADHAEPELAVFVHQDYHGRGIGTELCKRIVASGAATDRDAIVLEVERSNRVAVHVYRKLGFETVRDGRELFMRRSLEEESENPFPRPSPAGA, encoded by the coding sequence ATGACGAGCGTCCACTCACCCCCGTCGGACGCGTGGGACCCCAGCCGGTGTACCCGAACGGAGCACTGTCCGCCCCGCTGCCCCCGGTTCGTCGACAAGGAGGGCCGCGCCATGCTGGTTCGTCGCGTCGAACCGGGCGACCGTGACCGGCTGCTGGAGATGTACGAGCGGTTCGACGACTCCTACCGGGCCCAGGGACTCCCGCCGATGTCGGCGGACCGCCGCGAGGAGTGGCTCTCGCGGATGCTCGAGGAGGGACGGAACTTCGTCGCCGACCTCGAGGGAACGCTCGTCGGCCACGCGTTCTACACGCCGGCCGACCACGCGGAGCCGGAACTGGCGGTGTTCGTCCATCAGGACTACCACGGCCGCGGGATCGGGACGGAACTGTGCAAACGCATCGTCGCGAGCGGCGCGGCGACCGACCGGGACGCGATCGTCCTCGAGGTCGAGCGAAGCAACCGCGTTGCCGTCCACGTCTACCGGAAACTGGGGTTCGAGACGGTCAGGGACGGCCGCGAACTCTTCATGCGGCGCTCGCTCGAGGAGGAGTCGGAAAACCCGTTCCCGCGGCCGTCGCCGGCCGGAGCCTGA
- a CDS encoding DUF1931 family protein has translation MADLIVKAAVKEALDDKNVASDFYEALDEEVDELLEDAARRAEANDRKTVQPRDL, from the coding sequence ATGGCAGACCTTATCGTCAAAGCCGCTGTCAAGGAAGCGCTCGATGACAAGAACGTCGCTTCGGACTTCTACGAAGCACTCGACGAGGAAGTCGACGAGCTTCTCGAAGACGCCGCCCGACGCGCGGAAGCCAACGACCGGAAGACGGTCCAGCCCCGCGACCTGTAA
- the larB gene encoding nickel pincer cofactor biosynthesis protein LarB, producing MRELLDAVADGSLSPAEAEAELKGYVTGDAGRFDAAREHRRGIPEAILAEGKSPEQVVELAETALETTDRALLTRLSDRQIAALESAIGESFPDATVERRSDAALIETPDRERPSLSATVGIVTAGTVDQAVADEAELVCRDAGATIDRVDDVGVAALDRTLDQADRFREADVLIVAAGREGALPTVIAGLVDTPVIGLPVSSGYGYGGDGEAALYGMLQSCTVMSAVNVDAGFVAGGQATLIARTIDSARDRPD from the coding sequence ATGCGCGAACTCCTCGATGCCGTCGCCGACGGCTCGCTGTCGCCAGCCGAGGCCGAGGCCGAACTCAAGGGGTACGTGACCGGCGATGCCGGCCGGTTCGACGCAGCCCGGGAGCACCGACGCGGGATCCCCGAGGCGATTCTCGCCGAGGGGAAGTCCCCGGAACAGGTAGTCGAACTCGCCGAGACGGCTCTCGAGACGACCGATCGGGCCCTCCTGACGCGACTCTCGGACCGACAGATCGCCGCCCTCGAGTCCGCTATCGGCGAGTCGTTCCCCGACGCGACCGTCGAACGCCGAAGCGACGCCGCACTGATCGAGACGCCGGACCGGGAGCGACCCTCGCTGTCAGCGACGGTTGGGATCGTCACCGCGGGGACCGTCGACCAGGCGGTCGCCGACGAGGCGGAGCTCGTCTGTCGCGACGCGGGCGCGACGATCGACCGGGTCGACGACGTCGGGGTCGCGGCGCTCGACCGCACACTCGATCAGGCCGATCGGTTCCGTGAGGCCGACGTGTTGATCGTCGCCGCCGGCCGCGAAGGTGCGTTGCCGACGGTGATCGCGGGACTGGTCGATACACCGGTCATCGGCCTCCCCGTCTCGAGCGGCTACGGCTACGGCGGCGACGGCGAGGCGGCGCTGTACGGCATGCTCCAGTCGTGTACGGTCATGTCCGCCGTCAACGTCGATGCGGGGTTCGTCGCTGGCGGCCAGGCTACCCTGATCGCCCGAACGATCGATTCGGCACGCGACCGACCTGATTAA
- a CDS encoding DUF7563 family protein, whose translation MPKCDHCGAHVSERFARVFADEHGEIHACVSCSANAGIAEAARKRVRGA comes from the coding sequence ATGCCCAAGTGTGACCACTGCGGCGCGCACGTCTCCGAACGCTTTGCACGTGTCTTCGCCGACGAGCACGGCGAAATTCACGCGTGTGTAAGCTGCTCCGCGAACGCTGGTATCGCGGAAGCCGCGAGAAAACGCGTTCGCGGCGCCTGA
- a CDS encoding GIY-YIG nuclease family protein translates to MADDYVVYVLECADGSLYTGYTTDLERRVAEHDAGEGAKYTRGRTPVELVHHERYETRSAAMSREYEIKQLSRREKERLVGLDSGRA, encoded by the coding sequence ATGGCGGACGACTACGTCGTTTACGTCCTCGAGTGTGCCGACGGCTCCCTGTACACCGGATACACGACCGACCTCGAGCGACGCGTCGCGGAACACGACGCCGGCGAGGGGGCGAAGTACACGCGAGGTCGTACGCCGGTCGAACTGGTCCATCACGAACGGTACGAGACCCGTTCGGCGGCGATGTCTCGAGAGTACGAGATCAAGCAACTGAGTCGCCGGGAGAAAGAACGGCTGGTCGGACTCGATTCCGGGAGGGCGTGA